One stretch of Leadbetterella byssophila DSM 17132 DNA includes these proteins:
- a CDS encoding C40 family peptidase yields the protein MRKQILLIALVLFFASCKKNSAPAANKNQILPDIALRYKGTPYKYGGNTAQGMDCSGLVFRTFAELNRSFPRSSYEQAEIFPSVPQSQIREGDLLYFKIGKTKQINHTGIVTRVVNKETIMFIHSSSSAGVREDNLYSKYWAPKFVKATRPKI from the coding sequence ATGAGGAAACAGATACTCCTAATTGCTTTGGTCCTATTCTTTGCCTCATGTAAGAAAAACAGCGCGCCTGCAGCAAATAAAAACCAGATCTTGCCGGACATCGCACTAAGATATAAAGGTACTCCTTACAAATATGGCGGAAATACCGCGCAAGGCATGGATTGCTCCGGACTAGTATTCCGCACTTTTGCTGAATTAAACAGATCCTTTCCCCGCTCTTCCTATGAGCAAGCAGAAATCTTCCCCAGCGTCCCCCAATCTCAAATCAGAGAGGGCGATTTGCTGTATTTTAAAATTGGGAAAACCAAACAAATCAATCATACTGGAATAGTCACGAGAGTCGTTAATAAGGAAACCATTATGTTCATCCACTCTTCCAGTTCAGCCGGGGTGAGAGAAGATAATTTGTATTCCAAATATTGGGCACCTAAATTTGTAAAAGCCACAAGACCAAAGATCTAA